One Idiomarina loihiensis L2TR genomic window carries:
- a CDS encoding amidohydrolase, with translation MRRIICLFIGLSLSASAIADTLYTNMKGYTLTSPAGEQAVLQQFSTMLVENGKIQAIGGNALAERFTDTEQTVDMQGKTVLPGLTDAHGHIQSLGTSLLQVDLRDTDSVSAAVKKVHAYAGEQPEMEWITGRGWNQEQWQQKVFPSAAHLDEVVNDRPVWLMRVDAHAGWANSEALRRAGIDKDTVAPEGGEIVRDEQGNPTGVLVDNAMQLVEDVIPEPSLQQQRAAYELAFEHLIKLGITSVHDAGINADEISVYKGLHNQGRMPLRVYGMIAATEPKLAQLLAEGPYESVDQKLTIRSVKIYADGALGSRGAALLEDYSDDHGNHGLMVTSEEKIRDLYELIIPHGFQINTHAIGDRANRVVLDNLAEVYNELGGRNLRNRIEHAQIVHPDDLKRFNQLNLVASMQPTHATSDKNMAEDRLGAARMEGAYAWQTLLDQGTVIAAGSDFPVELANPFYGLHAAVTRQDRNDMPAGGWYAEEKMSLQQALRSFTIDAAYSAWQEKSLGSLEPGKWADFIVVEQDPFAVDASDIWRTQVEQTYVAGERVY, from the coding sequence ATGCGACGTATTATCTGCCTGTTTATAGGCCTTAGCTTATCGGCTTCAGCTATTGCCGACACCTTGTATACCAATATGAAAGGCTACACCCTTACCAGCCCCGCTGGCGAACAAGCGGTATTGCAGCAATTTTCGACCATGCTGGTTGAAAATGGAAAAATTCAGGCCATTGGTGGTAACGCACTTGCTGAGCGTTTTACTGACACTGAACAAACCGTTGATATGCAGGGAAAAACCGTTCTTCCGGGGTTAACTGATGCCCATGGACACATTCAGAGTCTGGGCACCAGCTTATTGCAGGTGGATTTACGCGACACCGACTCCGTTTCTGCAGCGGTCAAAAAAGTACATGCCTATGCTGGCGAACAACCCGAAATGGAATGGATAACAGGCCGAGGCTGGAATCAGGAGCAATGGCAACAAAAGGTATTCCCCAGTGCAGCCCATCTGGATGAAGTGGTCAATGACCGTCCGGTTTGGTTAATGCGCGTAGACGCCCACGCAGGCTGGGCAAACAGCGAAGCCTTGCGCCGTGCAGGAATAGACAAGGACACTGTCGCCCCGGAAGGCGGTGAAATTGTTCGTGACGAGCAAGGCAACCCCACCGGTGTGCTGGTCGATAATGCAATGCAATTAGTAGAGGATGTTATTCCTGAACCATCGCTTCAGCAGCAACGTGCAGCTTACGAACTCGCCTTTGAGCATTTAATTAAGCTGGGCATTACCAGTGTCCATGACGCCGGTATTAATGCCGACGAAATTTCCGTTTACAAGGGGTTGCACAATCAGGGCCGTATGCCCCTCAGAGTCTATGGCATGATAGCCGCTACCGAGCCTAAACTGGCGCAACTTTTGGCAGAAGGTCCATACGAAAGTGTCGACCAGAAACTGACCATTCGTAGCGTTAAAATATACGCTGACGGCGCTTTAGGGAGCCGTGGTGCGGCTTTGCTGGAAGACTACAGTGACGACCATGGGAACCATGGCCTGATGGTCACTTCAGAAGAAAAAATTCGTGACCTGTACGAGCTTATCATCCCTCATGGCTTCCAGATAAATACTCACGCTATTGGTGACCGGGCAAATCGCGTTGTACTGGATAACCTCGCAGAAGTTTATAATGAACTCGGTGGCCGTAACTTACGTAATCGCATAGAACATGCACAAATTGTACACCCGGACGACCTGAAACGTTTTAATCAACTCAATTTGGTAGCTTCCATGCAGCCGACGCACGCCACCAGTGACAAGAATATGGCAGAGGATCGTCTAGGCGCGGCACGGATGGAAGGAGCTTATGCCTGGCAAACACTGCTGGATCAGGGCACCGTTATTGCTGCCGGTTCGGACTTCCCGGTAGAACTGGCTAATCCGTTTTACGGGCTGCACGCGGCGGTTACCCGACAAGATCGTAATGATATGCCAGCCGGAGGTTGGTATGCTGAAGAGAAAATGAGCCTGCAGCAAGCGCTGCGCTCTTTTACCATAGATGCCGCTTACAGTGCCTGGCAGGAAAAATCTCTGGGCTCGCTGGAACCCGGTAAATGGGCTGACTTTATTGTCGTAGAACAAGACCCTTTTGCCGTCGATGCCAGTGATATCTGGCGAACTCAGGTTGAACAAACTTACGTAGCGGGCGAGCGAGTTTATTAA
- a CDS encoding response regulator — MNDDFLFSDDEPDIAEEEVSEPYNILIVDDDEEIHTITKMALGEFKLDGRPLKFHSVYSGKDAIAFLQDNTNIAMMLLDVVMETDHAGLDVAQWVRETRKNRLIRIVLRTGQPGQAPEEDVIARYDIDDYKEKTELTYRKLVTLMYSCLRAYRDLNAIERNKRGLEKVINASAEVFSARSMQALCQGILEQLVALITLSDDAMYCRIDALTASSDTDDPFEIIGGTGEYEEAVGQPVHGEIDWDIVRPMQQSPQNVDFRIVDGNYYGLYKTSSSRQYLLFIRGVRDLSELDQNLLGLFVNNSSIAIDNLQATENEREAQRELLYSVGEAIEKHSIDEISHHVKRSAEMAGQLAIFSGATQEQAEALKQAASVYDIGKVSVQMELAQRADVLSIHEYEEIMQKVIQGHDYLRQTDSAVAKVAALIAQDIHERWNGSGFPSQKSAKAIDLNARILSITSHFDALRTQRNYRDAKESEDAADYLLQHSGKFFDPELVGLMLDNLDAMEKIRQRFLDKKQDTRH; from the coding sequence ATGAACGATGACTTTCTGTTTTCTGATGACGAGCCTGATATAGCGGAAGAAGAAGTATCGGAACCGTATAATATCCTCATTGTCGATGACGACGAAGAGATACACACCATTACCAAAATGGCGTTAGGTGAATTTAAACTCGACGGTCGTCCGCTGAAGTTTCACTCGGTTTATTCCGGCAAAGATGCTATCGCGTTTTTACAGGACAACACCAATATCGCCATGATGCTGCTGGACGTAGTAATGGAAACCGATCATGCCGGGCTCGATGTTGCCCAATGGGTACGCGAAACCCGGAAAAACCGGCTAATACGCATCGTTCTGCGAACCGGCCAGCCAGGGCAGGCTCCCGAAGAAGATGTCATTGCCCGTTATGATATTGATGACTATAAAGAAAAAACCGAGCTGACATACCGTAAGCTAGTTACTTTGATGTATTCCTGTTTGCGAGCTTATCGCGACTTAAACGCCATTGAGCGCAACAAACGCGGACTGGAAAAAGTCATTAATGCGTCGGCAGAAGTGTTTTCTGCCCGCTCGATGCAAGCCTTATGTCAGGGCATCCTGGAGCAACTTGTCGCGTTAATTACCCTGTCTGATGACGCCATGTATTGCCGCATTGATGCGCTGACCGCCAGCTCGGACACTGACGACCCATTTGAAATTATTGGCGGCACAGGCGAATATGAAGAGGCTGTAGGGCAACCCGTACACGGCGAAATTGACTGGGATATTGTCCGCCCTATGCAGCAAAGCCCGCAAAATGTTGATTTTCGTATTGTCGACGGTAATTACTACGGCCTTTACAAAACCAGCAGCTCGCGCCAGTACTTACTTTTTATTCGTGGTGTCAGGGACTTATCTGAGCTGGATCAAAATCTGCTCGGGCTTTTTGTGAATAATAGCTCCATTGCTATAGATAACCTGCAAGCCACAGAAAACGAGCGGGAAGCACAACGGGAACTGCTGTATAGCGTTGGTGAAGCCATTGAAAAACATTCTATTGATGAAATTAGCCACCATGTTAAACGTTCTGCCGAAATGGCTGGCCAGCTGGCGATATTCTCAGGCGCAACGCAAGAGCAGGCCGAAGCGTTAAAACAAGCTGCATCTGTTTATGATATCGGTAAAGTCTCGGTGCAAATGGAGTTAGCTCAACGTGCCGACGTATTGAGTATCCACGAATATGAAGAAATTATGCAAAAAGTCATTCAGGGCCACGACTATTTACGCCAAACGGACTCAGCAGTAGCTAAAGTCGCGGCTCTTATTGCGCAGGATATTCATGAACGTTGGAATGGTTCCGGCTTTCCCAGTCAGAAATCGGCAAAGGCAATTGACCTTAACGCCCGAATTCTGAGTATTACCAGTCACTTTGACGCCCTGCGAACGCAGCGCAATTATCGTGATGCAAAAGAATCTGAGGATGCCGCAGATTATTTGTTACAGCACAGTGGTAAGTTCTTTGATCCAGAGCTGGTGGGACTTATGCTGGATAATCTGGATGCGATGGAAAAAATACGTCAGCGCTTCCTGGACAAAAAACAGGATACGCGCCATTAG
- the pdxH gene encoding pyridoxamine 5'-phosphate oxidase translates to MDLQAMRREYGLGSLHREQLEADPVKQFEKWMQQAIDSNLLSDPTAMTLATVDAEHMPSQRIVLLKGYDHTGFRFYTNKNSHKGQDISENPQVALHFAWLPLERQISIIGSAVPLDDDDNDRYFHSRPKESQVAALASQQSRPVESRDVLESHYQSLLKDYENTEVPRPQSWGGYCVHPKQFEFWQGGQHRLHDRYQYSKDRENWRITRLQP, encoded by the coding sequence ATGGATTTACAAGCAATGCGTCGGGAATATGGCTTAGGTAGCCTGCACCGTGAGCAACTGGAAGCCGACCCGGTAAAGCAATTTGAAAAGTGGATGCAGCAGGCCATAGACAGCAACTTATTAAGTGACCCTACCGCCATGACACTGGCTACGGTGGATGCTGAACACATGCCCAGCCAGCGTATCGTGCTGCTTAAAGGTTACGACCATACCGGCTTTCGGTTCTATACCAACAAAAACAGCCACAAAGGCCAGGACATAAGCGAGAACCCTCAAGTTGCTCTGCACTTTGCCTGGCTACCCTTAGAGCGGCAAATTAGTATTATTGGCAGCGCAGTGCCACTTGATGATGACGACAACGACCGATACTTTCACTCACGTCCGAAAGAGAGTCAGGTTGCGGCGCTCGCGTCACAACAAAGCCGCCCGGTAGAAAGCCGCGACGTGCTGGAAAGTCACTATCAGTCACTACTGAAAGACTATGAGAACACCGAAGTTCCGCGCCCTCAAAGCTGGGGCGGCTACTGTGTTCACCCTAAGCAATTTGAATTCTGGCAAGGCGGTCAACACCGTTTGCATGACCGCTACCAGTACAGCAAAGACCGGGAAAACTGGCGTATTACCCGTTTACAGCCTTAG
- a CDS encoding Ldh family oxidoreductase produces MSTDVVRFDYSELSDWARTCLTEAGASGEVARNVSYYLLEGDLLGFSTHGLIRLLNNCQWLRDGKSLAKGQPVVLRERAAVANWDAQFLPGPYVVPQAIDAACKMAKQAGTGTVVVRRSQHVAALAAYLSIATDQGLVVSLMCSTPGQRAVAPFGGKEAVFSPNPFAVGVPSSNNPLLFDISFSMTAAGKVRQAKANGTRLPYKALIKPDGEWTDDPLTFFESPGSSIAPLGGEQLGYKGYGLTLFSEIWSMALSQYGRRQGSDDGDANSIWVQVIDPEAFGEKQKFLQQVDDLLADSRKSAPAVPEQPVRIPGEGAQKRKREQLQQGVSYSSATLKVLQHCAEFCGVDLPKAVNG; encoded by the coding sequence ATGAGCACTGATGTTGTACGTTTTGATTATTCAGAATTATCGGACTGGGCGCGAACTTGTCTGACCGAGGCGGGGGCTTCGGGGGAGGTCGCGCGCAATGTAAGTTATTACCTGTTGGAAGGCGATTTACTGGGGTTTAGTACCCATGGTTTAATTCGGCTGTTGAACAACTGCCAGTGGCTGCGCGACGGCAAAAGCCTGGCAAAAGGCCAGCCGGTAGTACTTCGAGAGCGCGCTGCGGTTGCTAACTGGGATGCACAGTTTCTGCCCGGACCTTACGTGGTACCGCAGGCTATTGATGCGGCTTGCAAAATGGCGAAGCAAGCCGGTACCGGCACCGTGGTTGTACGCCGGAGCCAGCATGTTGCGGCGCTCGCGGCTTATTTAAGCATTGCTACAGATCAGGGCTTGGTGGTGAGTTTAATGTGCTCGACTCCCGGACAGCGCGCGGTAGCGCCTTTTGGGGGCAAAGAAGCCGTGTTTTCACCTAACCCCTTCGCGGTTGGTGTACCCAGTTCGAATAATCCATTGTTGTTTGATATCAGTTTTTCTATGACGGCAGCAGGCAAAGTGCGTCAGGCTAAAGCGAACGGTACCCGATTGCCTTATAAAGCGTTGATAAAGCCTGACGGTGAATGGACGGATGATCCATTAACCTTCTTTGAGTCACCGGGCAGTTCAATAGCGCCGTTGGGGGGTGAGCAACTGGGTTATAAAGGCTACGGCCTCACGTTGTTCAGTGAAATTTGGTCTATGGCATTAAGTCAGTACGGTCGTAGACAGGGCAGTGACGATGGTGATGCTAACTCGATATGGGTACAAGTGATTGATCCCGAAGCCTTTGGTGAAAAACAAAAATTTTTACAGCAGGTGGATGACTTATTGGCCGACAGCCGTAAAAGCGCCCCTGCGGTTCCTGAGCAACCGGTGCGTATTCCGGGGGAAGGGGCACAGAAGCGCAAGCGCGAGCAGCTGCAACAGGGGGTTTCCTACAGCAGCGCTACTTTAAAAGTTTTGCAGCACTGCGCCGAGTTCTGTGGTGTCGATTTGCCTAAGGCTGTAAACGGGTAA
- a CDS encoding ATP-dependent 6-phosphofructokinase, with protein MSSVNTINRIAIITSGGDAPGMNAALRAVVLAAENYGIEVMGFRHGYEGLLTNDFVKLDREDVEHILQYSGTIIKSARSERFKSEEGGREAATNLDAHQIDAFIVIGGDGSFRGAEHLANFWKGPIIGIPGTIDNDLFGTDNTIGYDTAVETAMDALDKIRDTAEAMDRVFIVEVMGRNAGYIGISSAMACGAERMILPELQKDKPLTVDALVKHIESVQRVRGDSSYVMVLCENQWPGGAVRLAEQLEDRLNLPCRPCLLGHVQRGGRPTAMDRILGTRLGVHAVELVRQGKTAVMAGVTANELSETPLIDTWTKRKKLSEELINIQQSLFNPIKKDRNKSTQ; from the coding sequence GTGTCATCTGTTAACACAATAAACCGCATTGCCATTATAACCAGTGGTGGCGATGCCCCCGGTATGAACGCCGCACTCCGTGCTGTGGTTCTCGCTGCTGAAAACTATGGCATAGAAGTCATGGGATTTCGTCATGGCTATGAAGGCCTGCTGACTAACGACTTTGTAAAACTTGACCGCGAAGACGTTGAGCACATTTTACAATATTCCGGCACCATTATTAAAAGCGCCCGCAGCGAGCGTTTTAAAAGTGAAGAAGGTGGACGGGAAGCCGCAACGAATTTAGACGCACACCAAATTGACGCCTTTATCGTTATTGGCGGCGACGGCTCGTTCCGTGGCGCTGAGCATCTGGCTAATTTCTGGAAAGGTCCTATTATAGGCATACCCGGCACCATCGATAATGATCTCTTTGGCACCGATAACACTATTGGCTATGACACAGCAGTAGAAACCGCCATGGATGCGCTGGATAAAATCCGCGATACCGCCGAGGCCATGGATCGTGTCTTTATTGTCGAAGTTATGGGGCGCAACGCCGGTTATATCGGTATTAGCAGCGCTATGGCCTGTGGTGCCGAGCGAATGATTCTGCCAGAGCTGCAAAAGGATAAACCATTAACGGTTGATGCGCTGGTTAAGCACATTGAATCGGTACAGCGTGTTCGCGGCGACTCAAGCTACGTGATGGTGTTATGCGAAAACCAATGGCCCGGTGGTGCAGTTCGACTTGCGGAACAGTTAGAGGATCGTCTTAACTTACCTTGTCGTCCCTGTTTACTTGGGCACGTTCAGCGCGGTGGACGCCCTACGGCAATGGATCGTATTTTAGGAACGCGGCTGGGTGTGCATGCGGTTGAACTCGTTCGCCAGGGAAAAACAGCGGTTATGGCCGGTGTTACAGCGAATGAGCTCAGCGAAACACCATTAATTGACACCTGGACAAAACGTAAAAAGCTCAGTGAAGAGCTCATCAACATTCAACAAAGTCTGTTTAACCCGATCAAAAAAGATCGCAATAAATCGACTCAGTAA
- the speB gene encoding agmatinase: MPLTPLPVPLNDPSRPFFGSQYSTDIHPGHTHILGFGFDGTACFRKGTREGPDGLRAVSEDIESYSPYLDADLEDQTFYDLGNLRLGFDDDEEKQWHHAVHDFNAIFDSLDLAKEQIKLLTLGGEHSISYAPIVKYLKQYPDMVLLHLDAHADLRDGFLGYHYSHASIIRRSVDHFGPGHELIQYGIRSGTRDEYQWMKEHKTIRSSRKDFLDSVEAIAKDRPVYLTLDLDYFDPSFLPGTGTPEPGGEDFHSFVSLMKLLRKKNLVGADVVELSPQIDPTGNSDVFAAKIVRELLLVLQQSGA; this comes from the coding sequence ATGCCCCTAACGCCACTACCTGTGCCATTAAACGACCCGAGCCGCCCATTTTTCGGTTCGCAATACAGCACCGATATACACCCGGGACATACCCATATTCTGGGGTTTGGTTTTGATGGTACCGCCTGTTTTCGTAAAGGCACCCGCGAAGGGCCTGACGGTTTACGTGCCGTTTCTGAAGACATCGAGTCATACTCGCCGTATCTTGATGCTGACTTAGAAGACCAAACCTTCTACGACTTAGGCAACCTGCGATTGGGTTTTGATGACGACGAAGAAAAGCAGTGGCACCATGCGGTTCACGACTTTAATGCTATTTTTGACTCGCTTGATTTAGCAAAAGAGCAGATTAAACTGCTGACCTTGGGTGGCGAGCATTCTATTTCCTATGCGCCTATCGTTAAATATTTAAAACAATACCCCGATATGGTTTTGCTGCATCTGGATGCGCACGCTGATTTACGTGACGGTTTCCTCGGCTACCATTATTCACATGCGTCTATTATTCGTCGTTCAGTCGACCACTTTGGTCCTGGCCATGAGTTGATACAGTACGGTATCCGCTCTGGCACGCGCGATGAATATCAGTGGATGAAAGAACACAAAACCATTCGCAGTTCACGCAAAGACTTTCTCGACAGTGTGGAAGCCATTGCCAAAGACCGCCCGGTTTATCTGACGTTAGATTTGGACTACTTCGATCCTTCTTTTTTACCGGGCACAGGAACCCCTGAACCCGGCGGCGAGGATTTCCATTCCTTTGTCAGCTTGATGAAACTATTGCGCAAAAAAAACCTGGTCGGTGCCGACGTCGTTGAGTTGTCTCCACAAATAGACCCAACCGGAAATTCTGACGTATTCGCCGCTAAAATTGTGCGCGAATTATTACTCGTATTACAACAGTCGGGAGCCTGA
- the speA gene encoding biosynthetic arginine decarboxylase: MSDWNIDQAEELYGVNRWGAGYFSIGENGNIQIRPNHRLPDVTIDMKEVVDEIISEGIQFPAVIRFHDILRSQVEIINETFGKQIEEANYQGQYCGVFPIKVNQMREVVEEIMDAGEPYNYGLEAGSKPELMAVMAYNDNPEALTILNGYKDKDYLTLALLGRQLKRKMIIVIEKFSELEMLIPLAKQMGVKPMIGLRSKMMVKSSGKWAGSSGDRAKFGLSIAEILNVIERLREEDMLHCAKLLHFHIGSQLSDIRKIKEAVNEGARLYAKLVLEGMPLEYLDIGGGLGIDYDGTSTTNDSSRNYSTEEYVADVVWGVKQICDLEKVPHPNLVSESGRAMTAHHSCVVTNIVGEMKPAGTQYDISASSDEHILVKNMRELHSSGDQFHPQERYNDAAGYKQNAYEAFKLGILSLNEMAKLDTMYWQILADIHHSLDKDTYVMQELEELEDMLASQYLCNFSVFQSAADTWAIGQVLPVVPISRLNEQPEVRCSIVDITCDSDGKLSKYIEGTDISDHIPMHNLRKGEDYHVGLFLTGAYQDVMGDMHNLFGRLTEVHVYCHDDEPGDFYIEEVVPGTSAEKVLQTMQYNTEYMAKTVKKQIDRQVRKGSLAPREGVRWTNFYEHCLAGSTYLRVE; encoded by the coding sequence ATGTCAGACTGGAATATTGATCAAGCAGAAGAGCTCTATGGTGTTAACCGCTGGGGCGCGGGATACTTTTCTATCGGCGAAAACGGCAACATTCAAATTCGGCCGAACCACCGCTTACCCGACGTGACCATTGATATGAAAGAAGTGGTGGATGAGATTATTTCGGAAGGCATTCAGTTCCCGGCTGTTATTCGCTTTCACGATATTCTGCGCTCGCAGGTTGAAATTATTAACGAAACCTTTGGTAAACAGATAGAAGAAGCCAACTACCAGGGGCAGTATTGCGGCGTATTCCCGATTAAAGTTAACCAGATGCGGGAAGTGGTCGAAGAAATTATGGACGCCGGCGAACCTTACAATTACGGTCTGGAAGCGGGCTCTAAGCCAGAGTTAATGGCGGTAATGGCGTACAACGATAACCCTGAAGCTCTGACCATTCTTAATGGATACAAAGACAAAGATTATCTGACTCTGGCGCTACTTGGCCGCCAACTTAAGCGTAAGATGATTATCGTAATTGAGAAGTTCAGCGAGCTGGAAATGCTGATTCCGCTGGCCAAACAAATGGGTGTTAAACCCATGATAGGTCTGCGCTCAAAAATGATGGTAAAAAGCTCCGGAAAATGGGCTGGCTCCAGTGGTGACAGAGCTAAGTTCGGCCTGAGCATTGCCGAAATTCTGAATGTTATTGAGCGCCTGCGTGAAGAAGACATGCTGCATTGCGCTAAGCTACTGCACTTCCATATTGGCAGCCAACTGTCCGATATTCGTAAAATTAAAGAAGCCGTCAACGAAGGCGCTCGGCTGTATGCCAAATTAGTACTGGAGGGCATGCCTTTAGAGTACCTCGATATTGGTGGCGGTTTAGGCATTGATTACGACGGCACAAGTACCACCAACGACTCTTCGCGTAACTATTCAACAGAAGAGTACGTTGCTGACGTTGTCTGGGGCGTGAAGCAAATTTGTGATCTGGAAAAAGTCCCCCACCCTAACTTAGTCAGCGAAAGCGGCCGCGCTATGACTGCGCATCATAGCTGTGTAGTTACTAACATTGTGGGCGAAATGAAACCCGCGGGCACGCAATACGATATCAGCGCCAGCAGTGACGAACACATTTTGGTTAAAAATATGCGCGAACTGCACAGCTCTGGCGACCAGTTCCACCCGCAGGAGCGTTACAACGACGCGGCCGGTTATAAACAAAATGCCTATGAAGCTTTTAAACTGGGTATTTTATCGCTGAATGAAATGGCCAAACTGGATACCATGTACTGGCAGATACTGGCAGATATCCACCATTCGCTGGATAAAGACACCTATGTAATGCAGGAACTGGAAGAGCTGGAAGACATGCTCGCCAGCCAGTACCTGTGTAACTTTTCGGTGTTCCAGTCAGCGGCAGATACCTGGGCCATTGGCCAAGTGCTTCCAGTCGTTCCTATTTCGCGGCTGAACGAACAGCCAGAAGTACGCTGCTCAATTGTCGATATTACCTGCGATAGTGACGGTAAACTCAGCAAGTACATTGAAGGCACCGATATTAGCGACCATATTCCCATGCATAACCTGCGCAAAGGCGAAGATTATCATGTTGGTTTATTCCTGACCGGCGCTTATCAGGACGTTATGGGTGATATGCATAACCTGTTTGGCCGCTTAACCGAAGTTCATGTGTACTGTCACGACGACGAACCGGGCGACTTTTATATTGAAGAAGTAGTGCCGGGCACATCGGCTGAAAAAGTACTGCAAACCATGCAATATAATACCGAGTACATGGCCAAAACCGTGAAAAAACAAATTGACCGTCAGGTGAGAAAAGGTTCACTGGCGCCACGCGAAGGTGTCCGCTGGACAAACTTTTACGAGCACTGTTTAGCCGGCAGTACCTATTTACGTGTTGAATAA
- a CDS encoding IS3-like element ISIlo12 family transposase (programmed frameshift) — protein MTKRKKYSPEFKREAVALTKQPGVSCRQVAIEIGINPNLLSRWRREAEPSSKEAFKGSGNPRDEEMARLKRENARLKKERDFFARSGNVLRKRVVLRYQAIERCRDKFPIRLMCRCLQVSPSGYYAWAARPPSARDVENQRILTRIKEIHEDSGGVIGAPRMHEDLSIEGERLSLNRVARLMAVNGVQGWPRKKRRGRKRQAARPAGLKNHLARDFTAAEPETKWVTDITEVTTTEGKLFLCVVLDLYSKLIVGWSMHHRQDRYMVIRAAEMAVWQRTGNQPVILHSDRGSQFTSGDYQRAPKFNNLISSMSAVGHCSDNAACEGFFGILKRERVNYRRYRTRDEARSDIFDYIERFHNPRMRRRLAKQDQQFSAILKPSVIKG, from the exons ATGACCAAACGAAAAAAGTACAGCCCAGAGTTTAAACGTGAAGCCGTAGCGTTGACAAAACAGCCCGGTGTAAGTTGTCGCCAGGTGGCTATAGAAATCGGTATTAACCCCAATTTGCTCAGCCGTTGGCGGCGTGAAGCCGAGCCATCCTCTAAAGAAGCTTTCAAAGGCTCAGGTAACCCCCGCGACGAAGAAATGGCGCGGCTTAAACGCGAGAATGCCCGGCTTAAAAAGGAACGGGATTTTTTTGCGAGAAGCGGCAACGTTCTTCGCAAAAGAGTCGTCCTGAGATATCAGGCGATAGAGCGTTGCCGCGATAAATTTCCGATACGCTTAATGTGTCGATGCCTGCAAGTGTCACCCAGCGGATATTACGCCTGGGCAGCACGACCGCCCAGTGCCCGTGATGTGGAAAATCAGCGCATTCTGACCCGCATTAAGGAGATCCACGAGGACAGTGGTGGTGTCATTGGCGCACCACGTATGCATGAAGATCTGTCTATTGAAGGTGAACGACTGAGTCTGAATCGGGTTGCCCGCTTAATGGCCGTCAATGGCGTTCAGGGCTGGCCTCGTAAGAAAAGACGAGGCCGAAAGCGACAGGCCGCCAGGCCCGCTGGCCTTAAAAATCATCTGGCACGTGACTTCACAGCGGCAGAGCCTGAAACTAAATGGGTCACCGATATTACCGAAGTGACAACCACCGAAGGCAAGTTGTTTCTGTGCGTTGTGCTCGACTTGTACAGCAAGCTGATAGTGGGCTGGTCCATGCATCACCGTCAGGATCGGTACATGGTCATTCGCGCAGCGGAAATGGCCGTCTGGCAACGAACAGGCAATCAGCCCGTGATTTTACATTCAGATCGCGGGTCTCAATTTACCAGTGGTGATTATCAGCGTGCTCCCAAATTTAATAACCTGATCAGCAGTATGAGCGCAGTCGGTCATTGCAGCGACAACGCTGCCTGTGAAGGATTTTTTGGAATACTGAAGCGTGAAAGAGTGAATTACCGCCGCTATCGAACAAGAGATGAAGCACGTTCAGACATCTTTGATTATATTGAACGGTTTCATAATCCAAGAATGCGTCGTAGACTGGCAAAACAAGATCAGCAGTTTAGTGCGATTTTAA AACCGTCCGTGATAAAGGGGTAG
- a CDS encoding DUF5676 family membrane protein, translating into MMKLDASKFGLAAGAAFAVVWSICTLLVLFWPSSMMALTESMVHGKFSGFEWNFSFVFWSLHFL; encoded by the coding sequence ATGATGAAGCTTGATGCAAGTAAATTTGGTTTAGCAGCTGGCGCCGCCTTTGCTGTAGTATGGTCCATCTGCACTTTACTCGTGCTTTTTTGGCCTTCTAGCATGATGGCGTTAACAGAAAGCATGGTTCACGGTAAATTTTCTGGTTTCGAGTGGAATTTCAGTTTTGTATTTTGGTCACTTCACTTTTTATGA
- a CDS encoding cupredoxin domain-containing protein → MLFINIAGIALIALIVWWFWLYTPKQMKLGEGDWVIAVENGTYSPSRINVPEGKPVELRFLRKDQSPCSETLLIPDLEISETLPFNKLKPIQIPALEPGEYDFHCQMQMYRGKIVAG, encoded by the coding sequence ATGTTATTTATTAATATTGCTGGTATCGCTCTGATCGCACTGATCGTCTGGTGGTTTTGGCTTTACACGCCCAAGCAGATGAAGCTGGGAGAAGGTGATTGGGTGATTGCCGTCGAAAACGGCACCTACTCGCCTTCGAGAATAAACGTACCTGAAGGTAAGCCGGTTGAACTCAGGTTTCTGCGGAAGGATCAATCGCCTTGCTCTGAAACTCTGCTTATCCCTGACCTGGAAATCAGTGAAACGTTGCCTTTTAACAAATTAAAGCCAATTCAAATACCAGCACTGGAACCCGGAGAGTATGACTTTCATTGCCAGATGCAAATGTATCGGGGAAAAATCGTTGCTGGTTAA